A portion of the Cydia strobilella chromosome 5, ilCydStro3.1, whole genome shotgun sequence genome contains these proteins:
- the LOC134741582 gene encoding teneurin-a isoform X2 produces MTMKSLKYSEREDMMEGFSPVPPPLPRRQPVRNIYAEPFVDPRLGGSAMSGNLGGGTLGGGHCQLANQPLVMPVFPLRASQPSPVPVYSPSRFHIDKRCQHRCTWKCLAIAMICLCVILAAMLAYFIALSSIKNNYNIDNSNCMVMVQDVKAVTHAQGVRDALSTSSPSDESISTSSLGGWSTTAEAAIESAVIPQQAQQAALPPWSPALEVREFDELHSATIPAYQFWSSEFRNKQPAYVSLNFTVPWGANFAVYGRRNVAPSVTQYDFVEFIRGGRVDHRLRRRRSPHRHDIREHDGFETLLSTISPFQRWNHTISKRSTDMRVNVSILQYLDTGRWFISMYNDELQPHKVEMIVSEAEGVTNSCPDDCSGHGSCYLGKCECMDGYEGHDCSKSVCPVLCSGHGAYAGGVCHCAEGWKGAECDVPAHDCEPADCSGKGQCVAGHCRCKAGWKGPKCDEEDCLDPTCGGHGSCVRGRCVCRAGWRGAACSERDARVQRCLPACSQRGVYDLDAGKCVCDPLYTGDDCAKVVCSLECGPHGVCAEGVCRCDDGWTGSRCDQRPCDQRCHDHGQCKNGTCVCTQGWNGRHCTLPGCPNACSRHGQCLLEDGVYRCSCADGWAGTDCSIALELSCTDNEDNDEDGMTDCSDSECCTRPECADHIMCLASNDPVEVLLRKQPPSVTASFYQRVKFLIEENSVQSYAHMDEYSESRVSVMRGQVVSPQGLGIIGVRVSVDREARFGFTLTRQGGWFDVLVNGGGAVTLQFQRSPFKPLRKTVFVPWNQIVVLPPVQMQLSDDNVKVPTPRAPPRLDWTPSPQWWEVQAPPCAAHDHERLRPEVVAVPPLAAPAASSATTPTVIYPEAQIVSETIGIPGSAVKLTYRSSQSAGYLSCVHVQLTRKVVPAALGRVHVRVEIEGSLHTHTYEADPDLTHVFAWNKRNVYKQKVYGQAQAKISIGYEYSSCSSIVWETQTATLAGFDVDISDIGGWGLDIHHHYNFHEGILQKGDGALLHLKQYPRTVQVVMGTGLQRPLNCPDHCNGKAADARLLTPTALTSGPDGSLYVGDFNLVRRITTEGIVTTVLRLETTQVAYQYYMCISPADGNLYISDSERHQVRKVIALEKVRDPSLNSEPVVGNGDRCVPGDESNCGDEGPADKAKLSHPKGLAIAADRTMYIADGTNIRAVDPNGIIHTLVGHHGHHNHWSPVPCRGAIAPYEAQLQWPTGVALSPLDGSLYFIDDRIILKLTVDMKIKVVAGQPSHCRLSSDGKHTSKATNKTDTEFREDSSLGTIQALAFAPSGILYVAESDSKKTNAIKSIDPSGKIMHFAGKVQENLKELSCECNSSVPVTTVPANARDEGAGCPCRLSVAAGDEPPTSTETLLSSNAKFQTISALAVTPDGVLNVVDQGSLHILALKHYLPTHDENGEFRIPNPPTSEIYVFNRYGQHITTKDLTSGKTRYSFLYSKNTSFGKLSAVTDASGNKIQLLRDYSNVVSSIENTQDHKLELKVSGIGYLTKITEKGTTEIELDYDANTGLLNSRSRAGDTVIYNYDELGRVTKIIMPSGEPVHITSGLAKNYGLAVTVSNPSSSIPVGVAKKCEYVLHGQSFKQITINNGKQVTEGRIYSNNTLLLETPWTGKFESIAAAKHPLLEAALPIEAEMLHMWSHQTTTFGDNLINNMYSLYTLVGDVRNPQQTLNREIWVNDTRVLIIEFDQFKSRESFFNADRNPLFTIAYDAGGLPLSFIPHGAGVPLNISYDRFFRINGWKWGVSEETYNYDSHGMLSEITSPQDGTKNVYYNDANLVSKITLASQRSFKYLYDDDGGLTHVILPSGTNHSFSVQPSIGFLRMTYAPPGSTKKYLQHYSHTGELLQTVFPGDGARVVYRYFTTNKVSEVVHGDGQTQIHYSESSGLPSEILHVDRDVDYRWESTYAGGLLMEERLDYGAKTGLSNAKIIYEYDNNYRTTAVQGRIGGQTLIPHHIVYNPKTGAPEILGQFTVSKQKWNETSVYDGIAMFSRVLNNQFLEKEVTVNIHRMEVFRMEFSYDRHGRISQTRTHTRNVGVNTYTNVKNYTWDCDGQLTGVEAQEPWGFRYDDNGNMLSLTYRGNTIPMEYNDMDRIIKFGEGQYRYDSRGLVSQNAREERFQYNSKGLLIRATKRGRFDVRYYYDHLDRLSTRKDNFGNVTQFFYTNKDKPHEVSHIYSPRENRFMTLVYDDRGHLIYTQVARHKYYIATDQCGTPVMVFNQYGEGIREIMRSPYGHIVYDSNPYLYLPVDFCGGLLDQVTSLVHMANGKVYDPLIGQWMSPIWEDLIERIHNPTQLHLYRFNGNDPINVRPQNKKPTDHLAWLNLLGYNTKSLAPQLYPDELPGGSVLPAAPRGRPARAASPAPSLPAAMALLPSVTIESGFLSHMSNKRIADFRSLSIPAMSELKTDALDLAPKRIGSDSEPPFGRGILVSRNSRGRAVVTAVPSANAIYRDVYTSVFNRSHLLPFSLVVHGDQQDVFYFVKEETWRAADDKQQLKRMQGKLNVTFHDVTEGGRSYADVKIHGKTSVVNLRYGTSAERERTRLLHHARAAAVRKAWHREREALRGGLGGSLDWAAAELDEIQKAGSAAGYDGEYVHDVARYPELAEDPYNVRFVKKRADRAERRRRKRECTTPWWLREDLC; encoded by the exons CGTTATcgtcaattaaaaataattataatatagacAATTCAAATTGCATGGTTATGGTTCAAGACGTAAAAGCAGTTACACACGCACAAGGAGTTAGGGACGCTTTATCAACATCTTCGCCGTCGGATG AATCAATATCAACATCGTCGCTTGGCGGCTGGTCGACGACGGCGGAAGCGGCAATAGAGTCGGCAGTGATACCACAGCAAGCACAGCAAGCTGCACTGCCGCCCTGGTCACCAGCTCTAGAAGTTAGAGAATTCGACGAATTACACAGTGCAACGATACCTGCATACCAGTTCTGGAGTTCTGAATTCCGCAACAAACAGCCCGCCTACGTTAGCCTTAATTTCACCGTACCCTGGGGAGCCAATTTTGCCGTATACGGAAGAAGGAATGTCGCTCCTAGCGTGACACAATACGACTTCGTAGAATTCATTCGAGGTGGCAGGGTCGACCATAGGCTAAGGCGGAGACGGAGTCCGCATAGACACGACATACGCGAACACGATGGCTTTGAAACATTACTAAGCACGATTAGCCCATTTCAGAGATGGAACCATACGATAAGCAAGAGATCGACTGATATGCGAGTAAATGTCAGTATACTACAGTATCTCGACACAGGAAGATGGTTTATTTCGATGTACAATGATGAATTGCAGCCACATAAAGTCGAGATGATCGTTTCCGAAGCCGAAGGAGTTACGAATTCTTGCCCCGATGATTGTTCTGGCCACGGTTCATGCTATTTAGGAAAATGCGAATGTATGGACGGATACGAAGGACACGACTGCTCTAAGA GTGTATGCCCCGTACTGTGTTCCGGGCACGGCGCGTACGCAGGAGGAGTGTGCCACTGCGCCGAGGGCTGGAAGGGCGCCGAGTGCGACGTCCCGGCGCACGACTGCGAGCCCGCCGACTGTTCCGGCAAGGGCCAGTGCGTCGCGGGCCACTGCCGTTGCAAGGCTGGATGGAAAGGACCTAAGTGTGATGAAG AGGACTGCTTGGACCCGACGTGCGGCGGGCACGGGTCGTGCGTGCGCGGGCGCTGCGTGTGCCGCGCGGGCTGGCGCGGTGCGGCGTGCAGCGAGCGCGACGCGCGCGTTCAGCGCTGCCTGCCCGCGTGCTCGCAGCGCGGCGTCTACGACCTCGACGCTGGGAAGTGCGTCTGCGATCCGCTGTACACTGGGGACGACTGCGCTaaag TGGTATGCTCATTGGAGTGCGGACCGCATGGCGTATGTGCCGAGGGCGTGTGCCGCTGTGATGACGGCTGGACCGGCTCGCGCTGCGACCAGCGGCCGTGCGACCAGCGCTGCCATGACCACGGCCAGTGCAAGAACGGGACCTGCGTCTGCACGCAGGGCTGGAACGGTCGACATTGCACGTTGC CCGGCTGCCCCAACGCCTGCTCGCGGCACGGCCAGTGCCTCTTGGAGGATGGCGTATATCGCTGCTCCTGCGCCGATGGATGGGCTGGCACTGACTGCTCCATCGCACTGGAATTGTCTTGCACCGATAACGAAGATAACGACGAAG ATGGCATGACCGACTGCTCCGACTCTGAGTGCTGCACGCGGCCCGAATGCGCCGACCACATCATGTGCCTCGCCTCCAACGATCCCGTCGAGGTTCTGCTGAGGAAACAGCCGCCCTCCGTCACCGCTTCCTTCTATCAACGTGTTAAATTCCTGATAGAGGAAAACTCAGTACAGAGCTACGCACACATGGACGAGTACTCGGAAAG TCGCGTGTCCGTGATGCGCGGGCAGGTGGTGTCGCCGCAGGGGCTGGGCATCATCGGCGTCAGGGTCTCGGTAGACCGCGAGGCGCGCTTCGGTTTCACGCTCACCAGGCAGGGAGGATG GTTCGACGTACTGGTAAACGGCGGCGGAGCCGTGACCCTGCAGTTCCAGCGGTCGCCGTTCAAGCCGCTGCGGAAGACTGTCTTCGTGCCCTGGAACCAGATCGTAGTACTGCCGCCTGTTCAGATGCAACTCAGCGATGACAACGTCAAAGTGCCGACACCGAG AGCACCGCCGCGGCTGGACTGGACGCCGTCTCCACAGTGGTGGGAGGTGCAGGCCCCGCCGTGCGCGGCGCACGATCACGAGCGGCTCCGGCCCGAGGTCGTGGCCGTGCCGCCGCTGGCCGCGCCCGCCGCCTCGTCCGCTACCACGCCCACCGTCATCTATCCTGAGGCTCAG ATTGTAAGCGAAACCATCGGAATCCCTGGTTCTGCAGTGAAACTGACATACCGGTCGTCCCAATCCGCTGGTTATCTTTCCTGTGTGCACGTCCAGCTCACTCGAAAGGTCGTGCCCGCTGCGCTGGGCCGAGTCCATGTGAGGGTTGAGATCGAAGGATCCCTGCACACACATACGTATGAAGCTGATCCTGATTTGACACATGTGTTCGCATGGAACAAAAGAAACGTTTACAAACAGAAG GTGTATGGCCAAGCTCAAGCTAAGATCTCAATTGGATACGAGTACTCGTCATGTTCGTCGATCGTATGGGAGACACAAACTGCTACCTTGGCTGGCTTTGATGTGGACATATCTGACATTGGAGGATGGGGCTTGGACATTCATCATCACTACAATTTCCATGAAGGAATCCTACAGAAAGGCGATGGAGCGCTGCTTCATTTGAAACAATACCCTAGGACCGTGCAG GTTGTGATGGGAACTGGCCTCCAACGTCCGTTAAATTGTCCTGATCACTGCAATGGTAAGGCAGCTGACGCTCGTCTCCTGACTCCAACCGCATTAACCTCTGGACCTGATGGATCTCTCTACGTTGGAGATTTCAATCTTGTGCGCCGAATTACTACGGAAGGAATCGTAACTACTGTTCTTCGACTAGA GACCACACAAGTTGCATATCAATACTACATGTGTATATCACCAGCAGATGGAAATCTTTACATATCAGACTCCGAAAGGCATCAAGTGCGGAAAGTAATCGCTCTAGAGAAAGTGCGTGACCCATCCTTGAATTCTGAGCCAGTGGTGGGCAACGGAGATCGTTGCGTACCTGGCGACGAATCAAACTGCGGTGACGAAGGGCCAGCTGATAAGGCTAAACTGTCTCATCCCAAAGGACTTGCCATTGCTGCAGATAGAACGATGTATATCGCAGATGGAACAAATATAAGAGCCGTAGATCCAAATGGAATTATTCATACGTTAGTAGGTCATCATGGGCATCACAATCACTGGTCACCAGTTCCCTGTCGGGGTGCCATTGCTCCTTATGAAGCACAGCTTCAATGGCCTACAGGAGTAGCTCTCTCGCCTTTAGACGGTTCTCTTTACTTCATCGATGACAGGATTATACTCAAATTGACTGTCGATATGAAAATTAAGGTTGTCGCTGGTCAGCCTTCACACTGCCGATTGAGCAGTGATGGAAAACATACCAGCAAAGCAACAAATAAAACTGACACTGAATTCAGAGAAGACTCCAGTCTGGGAACGATTCAAGCTTTAGCATTCGCACCAAGTGGAATTTTATATGTGGCAGAGTCCGATTCCAAGAAAACGAATGCGATTAAATCTATCGATCCTTCTGGAAAAATTATGCACTTCGCTGGAAAAGTACAAGAAAACTTGAAAGAGTTGAGTTGTGAGTGCAACTCGTCAGTGCCTGTAACAACCGTGCCGGCGAATGCACGCGACGAAGGCGCGGGTTGCCCGTGCCGCCTGAGCGTCGCGGCGGGAGACGAACCTCCGACCAGTACAGAAACCTTGTTATCCTCCAATGCTAAGTTCCAAACTATTTCTGCTCTTGCCGTTACCCCGGACGGTGTGCTTAACGTTGTCGATCAAG GATCCCTGCATATTTTGGCATTGAAACATTACCTGCCAACACATGACGAGAACGGAGAATTCAGAATCCCTAATCCACCAACATCGGAGATTTATGTGTTCAATCGCTACGGACAACACATTACTACGAAAGATTTAACTTCAGGAAAGACAAGATATTCATTCTTATATTCGAAGAATACCAGCTTTGGAAAACTATCTGCTGTTACTGACGCGTCGGGCAATAAAATACAGCTACTTAGAGATTACAGTAATGTGGTCAGTTCCATTGAAAACACTCAAGACCACAAACTTGAATTGAAAGTCTCGGGTATTGGTTACCTAACGAAGATAACAGAGAAGGGTACAACTGAAATTGAATTAGATTACGATGCTAACACAGGATTACTGAACAGCCGTTCTAGG GCTGGAGATACCGTCATCTACAACTATGATGAACTCGGACGAGTCACCAAAATAATAATGCCTTCTGGAGAACCAGTCCACATAACTTCGGGCCTTGCCAAGAATTATGGCTTGGCGGTTACCGTATCCAATCCATCTAGCAGCATACCTGTTGGAGTAGCTAAGAAATGCGAATACGTTCTTCATGGCCAGTCATTTAAACAGATCACAATTAATAACGGCAAACAAGTCACCGAGGGACGTATCTATTCTAACAACACTTTGCTGCTTGAAACTCCATGGACGGGCAAGTTTGAGAGCATCGCGGCTGCCAAACATCCACTTCTAGAAGCAGCATTACCCATCGAGGCCGAGATGCTTCATATGTGGTCTCATCAAACTACCACATTCGGTGACAACCTCATCAACAACATGTACTCTCTGTATACACTTGTAGGTGACGTCAGGAATCCCCAGCAAACCCTTAATAGAGAAATATGGGTGAATGATACAAGAGTTTTGATTATTGAATTCGATCAATTTAAGAGTCGCGAGTCCTTCTTTAATGCTGACAGAAATCCCTTGTTTACAATAGCATACGATGCAGGAGGATTACCGTTGTCATTTATACCTCATGGCGCTGGAGTACCGCTCAACATTTCTTACGATAGATTCTTTAGGATCAACGGTTGGAAGTGGGGTGTCAGCGAGGAAACGTATAATTACGATTCGCATGGCATGCTATCCGAAATAACCAGTCCTCAAGACGGCACAAAGAACGTCTATTATAATGATGCAAACCTCGTATCCAAGATAACATTAGCTAGTCAAAGAAGCTTTAAGTACCTTTATGACGATGACGGTGGTTTAACTCACGTCATCTTGCCTTCCGGAACTAACCACTCATTCAGCGTCCAACCTTCTATTGGATTCTTAAGAATGACATATGCTCCTCCTGGttctacaaagaaatatttgcaACATTATTCTCATACTGGAGAGCTTCTTCAGACGGTGTTCCCCGGCGATGGCGCTAGAGTGGTTTACCGTTATTTTACCACCAACAAAGTATCGGAAGTTGTTCACGGCGACGGTCAAACACAGATACATTATTCTGAAAGCAGCGGGCTGCCGTCAGAAATCTTGCACGTGGACCGTGATGTCGACTACCGCTGGGAGTCTACTTACGCTGGAGGTCTGCTAATGGAGGAGAGGCTTGATTACGGCGCCAAAACCGGCCTTAGTAATGCGAAGATAATCTACGAATATGACAACAACTACAGAACAACCGCTGTTCAGGGCCGTATCGGTGGTCAGACACTCATTCCTCACCATATAGTGTACAACCCTAAAACTGGAGCTCCGGAAATCTTAGGACAGTTTACTGTCTCTAAGCAGAAATGGAATGAGACGTCGGTATATGATGGAATAGCGATGTTCTCTCGAGTCTTAAATAACCAATTCCTCGAGAAAGAAGTTACTGTTAACATCCATAGGATGGAAGTATTCAGAATGGAGTTTTCATATGACAGACACGGACGGATTTCACAGACGCGAACCCACACCAGAAATGTGGGAGTCAATACGTACACTAATGTCAAGAATTACACTTGGGACTGCGATGGCCAGCTCACTGGAGTTGAAGCTCAAGAACCATGGGGATTCCGATACGACGACAATGGGAATATGCTTTCATTAACTTATAGAGGGAACACTATTCCTATGGAATATAATGATATGGACCGAATTATCAAGTTCGGTGAAGGGCAATACAGATATGACAGTAGAGGTCTAGTGTCCCAGAACGCTAGAGAAGAACGGTTCCAGTACAACTCGAAAGGATTACTCATTAGGGCAACAAAACGAGGCAGATTTGATGTCCGATACTACTATGATCATCTTGATAG ACTTTCAACTCGTAAAGATAATTTCGGAAACGTAACTCAATTCTTCTACACAAACAAAGATAAACCTCACGAAGTCAGCCATATCTATTCTCCGCGTGAAAACAGGTTTATGACATTGGTTTATGACGACCGAGGACATCTTATTTATACACAG GTCGCGCGACATAAGTATTACATTGCAACTGACCAATGCGGCACACCCGTCATGGTTTTTAATCAATACGGAGAAGGCATTCGAGAAATCATGAGATCTCCATACGGCCACATAGTCTATGATTCTAATCCCTACTTGTATCTACCTGTCGATTTCTGCGGTGGGCTTCTCGATCAAGTCACGTCGTTGGTTCACATGGCTAATGGCAAAGTCTATGACCCGCTGATTGGACAATGGATGTCACCAATTTGGGAGGACCTCATAGAGAGGATTCATAACCCTACACAACTGCATCTCTATAGATTCAATGGAAATGATCCGATCAATGTCAGACCACAAAATAAGAAGCCAACGG ATCACCTGGCATGGCTGAATTTACTCGGATACAACACAAAGAGTCTGGCGCCGCAACTGTACCCCGACGAGCTGCCGGGCGGCTCGGTGCTGCCCGCCGCGCCCCGCGGCCGCCCCGCGCGGGCCGCCTCGCCCGCGCCCAGCCTGCCCGCCGCCATGGCGCTGCTGCCCAGCGTCACCATCGAGTCCGGCTTCCTCTCGCACATGTCGAACAAGAGGATAGCGGATTTCAGAAGTCTCTCGATCCCCGCCATGTCCGAGCTCAAGACGGACGCGCTCGACCTGGCCCCGAAGAGGATCGGATCCGACTCGGAGCCGCCGTTCGGCCGCGGCATCCTCGTGTCGAGGAACTCGCGCGGACGCGCCGTCGTCACCGCCGTGCCGTCCGCGAACGCCATATACCGCGACGTGTATACGTCGGTGTTCAACCGATCTCACCTGCTGCCGTTCTCGCTGGTCGTGCACGGAGACCAGCAGGACGTATTCTACTTCGTGAAAGAGGAGACGTGGCGCGCCGCCGACGACAAGCAGCAGCTGAAGCGCATGCAGGGCAAGCTGAACGTGACGTTCCACGACGTGACCGAGGGCGGGCGCTCGTACGCGGACGTGAAGATCCACGGGAAGACGAGCGTGGTGAACCTGCGCTACGGCACTAGCGCCGAGCGCGAGCGCACGCGGCTGCTGCAccacgcgcgcgcggcggcggtgCGCAAGGCGTGGCACCGCGAGCGCGAGGCGCTGCGCGGCGGGCTGGGGGGCTCGCTGGACTGGGCGGCGGCCGAGCTGGACGAGATCCAGAAGGCGGGCTCGGCGGCCGGCTACGACGGCGAGTACGTGCACGACGTGGCGCGCTACCCCGAGCTGGCCGAGGACCCGTACAACGTGCGCTTCGTGAAGAAGCGCGCCGACCGCGCCGAGCGCCGCCGCCGGAAGCGCGAGTGCACCACGCCCTGGTGGCTCCGGGAGGACTTATGCTAG